A window of the Cicer arietinum cultivar CDC Frontier isolate Library 1 chromosome 6, Cicar.CDCFrontier_v2.0, whole genome shotgun sequence genome harbors these coding sequences:
- the LOC101510171 gene encoding F-box/kelch-repeat protein At1g55270, translating to MNQLVESSANAQRVSRVQAPLVDSVSCYCKVDSGLKTVAGARKFVPGSKICIQPDINPNAHRNKNLRREKTRVQPPLLPGLPDDLAIACLIRVPRVEHRKLRLVCKRWYRLLSGNFFYSLRKSLGMAEEWVYVIKRDRDGRISLHAFDPIYQIWQSLPPVPGEYSEALGFGCAVLSGCHLYLFGGRDPLKGSMRRVIFYNARTNKWHRAPDMLRKRHLFGSCVINNCLYVAGGECKGIQRTLRSAEVYDPNRNRWSFISEMTTAMVPFIGVIHNGAWFLKGLGSNRNVICESYSQETDTWTPISNGMVNGWRNPSISLNGQLYALDCQDGCKLKVYDGATDSWKKFIDSRVHLGSSRALDAAALVSLNGKLCIIRNNMSISLVDVSSPNKRVESNPHLWENIAGKGPARSLVRNLWSTIAGRGGLKSHIVHCQVLQA from the exons ATGAACCAGTTAGTTGAAAGCTCTGCTAATGCTCAAAGGGTCTCTAGAGTTCAAGCTCCACTG GTGGACTCTGTTTCATGCTACTGTAAAGTAGATTCAGGCCTGAAAACAGTGGCAGGGGCAAGGAAATTTGTTCCAGGATCAAAGATATGTATCCAACCTGACATAAATCCGAATGCACACAGGAACAAAAATTTGCGTAGAGAGAAGACAAGAGTTCAGCCTCCTCTGCTACCTGGTCTTCCTGATGATCTCGCTATTGCCTGTTTAATTCGTGTACCACGGGTTGAGCATAGGAAACTACGTTTGGTTTGCAAGAGATGGTATCGCCTTCTTTCTGGAAATTTCTTTTATTCGCTCAGGAAAAGTCTTGGAATGGCAGAAGAATGGGTTTACGTCATCAAAAGAGACCGTGATGGAAGAATTTCGTTGCATGCTTTTGACCCTATCTACCAAATATGGCAATCCCTTCCACCTGTTCCCGGGGAATATTCTGAAGCATTGGGATTCGGCTGTGCTGTTCTTAGTGGTTGCCACTTGTACTTATTTGGTGGAAGAGATCCATTGAAGGGATCTATGAGGCGTGTCATTTTCTACAACGCTCGTACAAATAAATGGCACAGAGCACCAGACATGCTGCGCAAACGTCATCTGTTTGGTTCTTGTGTAATAAATAATTGTCTCTACGTTGCTGGCGGGGAGTGTAAAGGAATTCAAAGAACTCTTCGATCTGCTGAAGTTTATGACCCTAACCGGAACAGGTGGAGCTTTATCTCCGAGATGACCACAGCTATGGTTCCCTTCATTGGTGTTATTCATAATGGTGCATGGTTTTTGAAGGGGCTTGGGTCGAATCGCAATGTCATCTGCGAATCCTATTCGCAGGAAACTGATACATGGACTCCGATAAGTAATGGAATGGTGAATGGATGGCGTAACCCTAGTATCTCATTGAACGGTCAACTATATGCTCTTGATTGCCAGGATGGCTGCAAGCTCAAAGTTTACGACGGGGCAACGGATTCATGGAAGAAGTTTATCGATAGCAGGGTTCATTTAGGTAGTTCGCGTGCTCTTGATGCCGCTGCTCTTGTTTCCCTTAATGGAAAGCTGTGCATTATCCGTAACAATATGAGCATCAGTCTAGTCGATGTTTCGAGTCCGAACAAACGCGTCGAAAGCAATCCTCACCTTTGGGAAAATATTGCTGGAAAGGGTCCTGCCAGGTCTTTAGTTAGAAATTTATGGTCAACTATAGCAGGGCGTGGAGGTTTGAAGAGTCACATTGTTCACTGTCAAGTTCTTCAAGCATGA
- the LOC101510496 gene encoding uncharacterized protein At5g01610: protein MAKQSNAFIILIVATTITLFSVTNSTAKETVYDLLPKFGLPSGLLPNTVTDYSLSDDGRFVVVLDNTCYIQFDYLVYYEKTITGKLSYGSITDLKGIQVQRLFLWFNVDEIRVDLPPSNNIYFQVGIINKKLNVDQFKTVRSCRNSLRSSPCNHGISLPSSSSLLPVPVEEIPMLLTE from the exons ATGGCAAAACAATCCAACGCGTTTATTATCCTCATAGTAGCAACAACCATAACCCTCTTTTCCGTTACAAATTCAACTGCCAAAGAAaccgtttacgatttacttccAAAATTCGGTCTCCCTAGTGGTCTCTTACCTAACACCGTTACCGACTACTCACTCTCCGATGACGGTCGATTCGTCGTCGTTTTGGATAATACTTGCTACATACAGTTTGATTATCTCGTTTATTACGAAAAAACCATCACCGGGAAGTTGAGCTACGGTTCCATCACTGATCTTAAGGGTATTCAGGTTCAGCGTCTCTTCTTATGGTTTAACGTTGATGAAATTAGGGTTGATTTGCCTCCTTCTAATAATATCTACTTCCAAGTTGGTATCATCAATAAGAAGCTTAATGTTGATCAGTTTAAAACCGTTCGATCTTGCCGTAACTCGTTGAGATCTTCTCCTTGCAACCACGGAATTTCATTACCATCCTCTTCCTCTCTG CTTCCTGTTCCAGTGGAGGAAATTCCTATGCTTCTCACAGAGTAG
- the LOC101510824 gene encoding mediator of RNA polymerase II transcription subunit 10b-like isoform X3 — protein MDSSQNPAVGGNGTLISQTNDTTASAAGANDSMQNLNQVSNSIQKTLGLIHQLYLTVSTFNAAFQMPLLQRINGLVAELDNMVKLAEKCNIQVPMEVVNLIDDGKNPDEFTRDIINNCIAKNQITKGKTDALKNFRKHLLEELEQNFPDEVESFRESRAASAAELKRLAQAQSVLPNGDVRVKSEH, from the exons ATGGATTCCTCACAAAATCCAGCTGTGGGGGGAAATGGAACACTGATCTCTCAAACAAACGACACAACAGCTTCTGCAGCAGGAGCTAATGATTCTATGCAAAACCTGAATCAGGTCAGCAATTCCATTCAGAAAACCTTGGGCCTTATCCACCAGCTTTACCTTACAGTGTCTACCTTCAACGCTGCCTTTCAAATGCCACTCCTCCAACGCAT CAATGGTCTTGTTGCGGAGCTTGATAACATGGTTAAATTGGCAGAAAAGTGCAACATTCAGGTTCCTATGGAGGTTGTAAA TTTAATTGATGATGGGAAGAATCCAGATGAATTTACCAGGGATATTATAAACAACTGTATTGCAAAGAATCAGATCACCAAAGGAAAAACCGATGCTTTAAAG AATTTTCGCAAGCATCTTTTGGAGGAATTGGAGCAGAACTTCCCTGATGAGGTTGAAAGTTTTAGAGAGAGTCGTGCTGCTTCCGCTGCT GAGTTGAAACGATTGGCGCAGGCCCAAAGTGTATTGCCAAATGGAGACGTGAGGGTTAAATCAGAGCATTGA
- the LOC101510824 gene encoding mediator of RNA polymerase II transcription subunit 10b-like isoform X2, with translation MDSSQNPAVGGNGTLISQTNDTTASAAGANDSMQNLNQVSNSIQKTLGLIHQLYLTVSTFNAAFQMPLLQRINGLVAELDNMVKLAEKCNIQVPMEVVNLIDDGKNPDEFTRDIINNCIAKNQITKGKTDALKNFRKHLLEELEQNFPDEVESFRESRAASAAPSVVVFTFKVESFCFGLIQSGELEELKRLAQAQSVLPNGDVRVKSEH, from the exons ATGGATTCCTCACAAAATCCAGCTGTGGGGGGAAATGGAACACTGATCTCTCAAACAAACGACACAACAGCTTCTGCAGCAGGAGCTAATGATTCTATGCAAAACCTGAATCAGGTCAGCAATTCCATTCAGAAAACCTTGGGCCTTATCCACCAGCTTTACCTTACAGTGTCTACCTTCAACGCTGCCTTTCAAATGCCACTCCTCCAACGCAT CAATGGTCTTGTTGCGGAGCTTGATAACATGGTTAAATTGGCAGAAAAGTGCAACATTCAGGTTCCTATGGAGGTTGTAAA TTTAATTGATGATGGGAAGAATCCAGATGAATTTACCAGGGATATTATAAACAACTGTATTGCAAAGAATCAGATCACCAAAGGAAAAACCGATGCTTTAAAG AATTTTCGCAAGCATCTTTTGGAGGAATTGGAGCAGAACTTCCCTGATGAGGTTGAAAGTTTTAGAGAGAGTCGTGCTGCTTCCGCTGCT CCATCGGTTGTTGTGTTCACCTTCAAAGTGGAGAGTTTTTGTTTTGGACTAATTCAAAGTGGAGAGCTAGAG GAGTTGAAACGATTGGCGCAGGCCCAAAGTGTATTGCCAAATGGAGACGTGAGGGTTAAATCAGAGCATTGA
- the LOC101510824 gene encoding mediator of RNA polymerase II transcription subunit 10b-like isoform X1 translates to MDSSQNPAVGGNGTLISQTNDTTASAAGANDSMQNLNQVSNSIQKTLGLIHQLYLTVSTFNAAFQMPLLQRINGLVAELDNMVKLAEKCNIQVPMEVVNLIDDGKNPDEFTRDIINNCIAKNQITKGKTDALKNFRKHLLEELEQNFPDEVESFRESRAASAAPSVVVFTFKVESFCFGLIQSGELEALYFCFPSTLLSLTDNGSKQETSIQGEEKDITCKILRKKIRKKR, encoded by the exons ATGGATTCCTCACAAAATCCAGCTGTGGGGGGAAATGGAACACTGATCTCTCAAACAAACGACACAACAGCTTCTGCAGCAGGAGCTAATGATTCTATGCAAAACCTGAATCAGGTCAGCAATTCCATTCAGAAAACCTTGGGCCTTATCCACCAGCTTTACCTTACAGTGTCTACCTTCAACGCTGCCTTTCAAATGCCACTCCTCCAACGCAT CAATGGTCTTGTTGCGGAGCTTGATAACATGGTTAAATTGGCAGAAAAGTGCAACATTCAGGTTCCTATGGAGGTTGTAAA TTTAATTGATGATGGGAAGAATCCAGATGAATTTACCAGGGATATTATAAACAACTGTATTGCAAAGAATCAGATCACCAAAGGAAAAACCGATGCTTTAAAG AATTTTCGCAAGCATCTTTTGGAGGAATTGGAGCAGAACTTCCCTGATGAGGTTGAAAGTTTTAGAGAGAGTCGTGCTGCTTCCGCTGCT CCATCGGTTGTTGTGTTCACCTTCAAAGTGGAGAGTTTTTGTTTTGGACTAATTCAAAGTGGAGAGCTAGAG GCTTTGTATTTCTGCTTCCCTTCTACTCTTCTTTCATTGACTGATAATGGAAGCAAGCAAGAAACATCAATCCAGGGAGAAGAAAAAGATATAACTTGCAAGATACTgagaaagaaaataagaaaaaaaagatga
- the LOC101510824 gene encoding mediator of RNA polymerase II transcription subunit 10b-like isoform X4, which produces MVKLAEKCNIQVPMEVVNLIDDGKNPDEFTRDIINNCIAKNQITKGKTDALKNFRKHLLEELEQNFPDEVESFRESRAASAAPSVVVFTFKVESFCFGLIQSGELEALYFCFPSTLLSLTDNGSKQETSIQGEEKDITCKILRKKIRKKR; this is translated from the exons ATGGTTAAATTGGCAGAAAAGTGCAACATTCAGGTTCCTATGGAGGTTGTAAA TTTAATTGATGATGGGAAGAATCCAGATGAATTTACCAGGGATATTATAAACAACTGTATTGCAAAGAATCAGATCACCAAAGGAAAAACCGATGCTTTAAAG AATTTTCGCAAGCATCTTTTGGAGGAATTGGAGCAGAACTTCCCTGATGAGGTTGAAAGTTTTAGAGAGAGTCGTGCTGCTTCCGCTGCT CCATCGGTTGTTGTGTTCACCTTCAAAGTGGAGAGTTTTTGTTTTGGACTAATTCAAAGTGGAGAGCTAGAG GCTTTGTATTTCTGCTTCCCTTCTACTCTTCTTTCATTGACTGATAATGGAAGCAAGCAAGAAACATCAATCCAGGGAGAAGAAAAAGATATAACTTGCAAGATACTgagaaagaaaataagaaaaaaaagatga
- the LOC101511359 gene encoding protein EIN6 ENHANCER isoform X1: MNFGSIDGKKMEAEIMEAELVLPNYLSFKRIQMYDKYPKGQSRGRHWKHLKQIIQAENYQNYPPDEPNYVNIESPPSMRPCKRICDITGYEAPYYDPKTNLRYANTDVFKMIRSLPNEHVQRYLAMRNAAIVLK; encoded by the exons ATGAATTTTGGTTCAATTGATG GTAAGAAGATGGAGGCAGAGATAATGGAGGCAGAGCTAGTGTTACCAAACTATCTCAGTTTTAAGAGAATTCAAATGTATGACAAATACCCTAAAGGTCAATCCAGAGGCAGGCACTGGAAGCATCTTAAGCAGATTATTCAGGCTGAAAATTACCAGAATTACCCTCCCGATGAACCCAATT ATGTGAATATTGAGTCACCCCCTTCTATGCGTCCTTGCAAGAGAATTTGCGATATTACAGGCTATGAA GCACCTTACTATGATCCTAAAACTAATCTCCGGTATGCAAATACTGATGTTTTCAAGATGATCAGATCGCTTCCTAATGAGCATGTGCAAAGATACCTAGCTATGAGGAATGCGGCAATTGTTCTTAAGTAA
- the LOC101511359 gene encoding protein EIN6 ENHANCER isoform X2 — protein MEAEIMEAELVLPNYLSFKRIQMYDKYPKGQSRGRHWKHLKQIIQAENYQNYPPDEPNYVNIESPPSMRPCKRICDITGYEAPYYDPKTNLRYANTDVFKMIRSLPNEHVQRYLAMRNAAIVLK, from the exons ATGGAGGCAGAGATAATGGAGGCAGAGCTAGTGTTACCAAACTATCTCAGTTTTAAGAGAATTCAAATGTATGACAAATACCCTAAAGGTCAATCCAGAGGCAGGCACTGGAAGCATCTTAAGCAGATTATTCAGGCTGAAAATTACCAGAATTACCCTCCCGATGAACCCAATT ATGTGAATATTGAGTCACCCCCTTCTATGCGTCCTTGCAAGAGAATTTGCGATATTACAGGCTATGAA GCACCTTACTATGATCCTAAAACTAATCTCCGGTATGCAAATACTGATGTTTTCAAGATGATCAGATCGCTTCCTAATGAGCATGTGCAAAGATACCTAGCTATGAGGAATGCGGCAATTGTTCTTAAGTAA
- the LOC101511900 gene encoding non-specific lipid transfer protein GPI-anchored 6-like, with protein MGSKSVTTNPSLFFSTLIFLVLMFGLAYSDVNQDKAECTDKLLILANCLPFVTGQAKSPNIDCCTGVKDVINNSKRCLCILIKDHDDPNLGLKINVTLALQLPNDCKTPTNITKCVGILHLPPKSPEAKIFEDIQNSMEKNSSTAVPPASNSTGKGTSTRGQEKNGGGWRKRWLMAEVLCWISASLLISSVFIV; from the exons ATGGGTTCCAAAAGTGTAACAACAAATCCATCACTCTTCTTTTCTACCTTGATTTTCCTGGTCCTTATGTTTGGTCTTGCATACTCAGATGTGAACCAAGACAAAGCTGAATGCACCGACAAACTCCTTATTTTGGCTAATTGTCTACCTTTTGTAACTGGTCAAGCAAAATCACCAAATATAGATTGTTGCACTGGCGTCAAAGatgttattaataatagtaagaGATGTTTATGTATCCTTATTAAAGACCATGATGACCCAAATCTTGGTTTGAAGATAAATGTCACTCTTGCCCTCCAGTTACCAAATGATTGTAAAACACCTACTAATATAACTAAATGTGTTG gtATTTTGCATTTGCCACCTAAATCTCCTGAGGCTAAGATATTTGAGGACATCCAAAATTCCATGGAAAAAAATAGTTCCACTGCAGTTCCTCCgg CTAGTAATTCCACTGGAAAAGGAACAAGCACAAGAGGTCAAGAGAAGAATGGTGGAGGATGGCGAAAGAGATGGCTGATGGCAGAGGTGCTCTGTTGGATTTCAGCATCTCTTTTAATTTCTTCTGTCTTCATTGTTTGA